AACTCGGAGTTAACTGTAGTATAAAACAATTTTTAGGAGTCATAGAAAACAAATGGGAAGACCGAGAAGTTCTTCATCATGAAATTAATCACATTTTTGAAATAGATTCACAAGAGTTACATAATGATTTCATACCAAAATCTAAAGAATCTCATTTAGCGTTTCACTGGATAGATTTTAATCAAGAAGCTTTAAATACTTATAAGATCATGCCAGCTCCTTCGGTTAAAGAGTTGCTAGAAAGAAAATTAAGCGATGAACTACTAAACTGTTGGATTAGTAATTTTTAAATACCTCTATTAATAATAAATTCGTCTACCGAAAAGGGATTAAGAAAATAGGCTAAAAAACAAGGTACATCACCTAGTGTAAGTTCATATTTTGTTGATGTACGCATTTAGTCTATAGTCTTGTTTCTACCTTGTTTGCAAAAGTATACGAACTTTAACATTGGGACGGAATTTATTTTTATAAATGGAGGGTTTCGGAATGAATCAATTTCAACAAGAACTACAATCATTAAATCTTAATGATTATCAATCTGGTAATGTTGTGTATTGGGATCAACTACAACAAAATCAATATCCATACTATTACATTCAAGACGATGCACGTCGTTGTGGCGGATGCGGAGGTTGTGGTGGTCGCTGTGGTGGATGTGGCGGCGGAAGATGCGGAGGTTGCGGTGGTCGTTGTGTAGGATGCGCTGGTTGTTTCGGTTGTTTCGGTTGTTTTAACTGCTGGAATTGGTGGATCATTTAAGTATAGAAAATCAATCATATTTCGCATGAAAGAAAGGTGTAAATATTATTTTATATTTTTCTTTCATGCTGTAATTTTTTATTCGTGTTAAGGAGGATGTATTTGTATACACACGATAAGTTAATTTCTTGGGTAGAAAATATAAAAAAAGAAAATCATAGTTCTGCAACAGCACTGTGCATCATAAAAGATAACAAAATCGTACTAGAGCATTATAGTGGCCATCATTCAAATGTATCTACAAGCAAGAAAGTAACAGTTTCATCACAATTCAACGTTGCTTCTGCGAGAAAAAGTTATTTAAGTTTAATGGTAGCATATGCGCTTTACGAAGGGAAAATAAACGCTATTGATGATGCAGCGATAAAATATTTTAGAGACTTTGATCCTGCATTGCTTGGTAAAACAACGATAAGACATTTAGTAACACATTCGCACGGATTAGAAGAAACGAATGACGGGACAATTTTTCGTGAATTTGAACCGGGACAAGCTTGGGCGTATAGAGATATTAATGTAAGGATGATGACACATCGGATTTATCAGCTATATAACAAAAGTTTTCCCGAATTGTTAAAGGAGCGTGTATTTGATCTAGCTAATTTCCAAGAAACAGGTTGGAGAATTCAGCAAGATGAAAATTTAGTTGAAGTTGTTAATGATCCAAATGAAGATGCAATTAGCACAATTGGTACAGTAGATGACGGTACGGAAAAAAATCTGTTTGTTTCAGCTAGAGAATTTGCTTATTGGGGGAATCTTCATTTAAATCAAGGTGTATTAAACGGGAAACAAATTGTTCCAAAAGAAGTAATAGAAATTGCGACAAGTTTACAGAGTCCAACATTTACAAACAATGAACTACCACAAAACGGGTTATTTTGGTTCGTTCAAAATGAACCTGCGCTTTTAAGTGAGCTTGGTGAATGAGTTCCAAAAGGATCGTTTCAAATATTAGGAATTACCGGTCCGACTATATTAGTAATACCTGAATTTAATGTAGTTGTTGCGAAAATGTATAATAAAAGATATAACTACGGCGGTGATAATTATTTATATTATTTACGTGAATTCAGCAATTTAGTCGCAGATACATTTCGTAACGGTAATGGGGCATAATTACTCCTATAGTGAAAATGAAAAGGAGTGAGAGAAAGTGAAAGATAAAATGAACAAAAACAAAAAGCAAAACATTAGAGATGTAAATACAGAACAAAATGCAATTTATAGCGATCCGAAAGATGCAGCTAACATGCAAACGGTACCGCAGCCGAAAGATTTTGATGAAATTGAATATTAATTTTTCGTTCATCCGACTATATGATGAATGAAAAATACATCTTAAGTCCCATCACATGATTGAAATCTTTTGGTACTCTATATACATAAGCATTTGAAAATGTCTTATCTTAACAAAGCTTTCTTTAAGTAAATCTAATATAACCTGCAGAAAGACACTTCATTATGGAGTGTCTTTTTGTGTACATGAATTCAATTTCCATTTTTCATGCAGTATCTTGCTTCTTATGATGGTTATACTAACTGTGAAAATTCATGTCATGATAAAAGAAGGGGACAGTTAGTATGAAACAAACCTCTATAAATCCGTTACTAATTGTTCTAGGTACAATCGTTGTTCAAATTGGTCTTGGGACAATTTATACATGGAGTTTATTTAATCAGCCCCTTGTAAGTAAGTTTGGATGGAATCTCAATGCAGTTGCAATAACTTTCTCCATAACAAGCTTTTCTTTATCATTTTCAACCTTATTTGCAGGAAAGTTGCAGCAAAAATTAGGACTTCGAAAACTCATCGCTACTGCAGGGATTGTGCTGGGACTCGGTTTAATACTTAGTTCACAAGTTTCTTCCTTACCATTACTATATTTATTAGCTGGTGTAGTAGTTGGTTATGCTGATGGAACTGCTTATATTACATCATTATCTAATTTAATTAAATGGTTTCCAAATCGAAAAGGACTTATTTCTGGTATATCTGTTTCTGCATATGGAATGGGCAGCTTAATCTTTAGATATATAAACGGAAGTCTCATCGATAGTCTTGGTGTATCACAAGCATTTTTATATTGGGGGATTATCGTTTTACTTTTAGTATTAACTGGATCTTTCTTCTTACGTGAAGCAATAGTAAGTAACACCGTAACTGAGACTTTACACAATGATTATACGCCTCGTGAAATGATGCAAACGAAACAAGTATATCTTTTGTTTTTTATGCTATTCACATCGTGTATGGGTGGCCTATATTTAATCGGTATGGTAAAAGATATCGGAGTGCAGCTCGTTGGACTTAGCGCAGCAACTGCAGCTAATGCCGTTGCAATGATTGCAATTTTTAATACGGTAGGTAGAATTGTTCTTGGAACATTATCAGATAAAATTGGTCGAATGAAAATTGTCTCTGCAACATTTATTATTATTGGATTGTCAGTCTTTACTTTAAGTTTCATTCCACTAAATTACGGCATTTATTTCGCTTGTGTAGCAAGCGTTGCCTTTTGCTTTGGTGGTAATATCACAATCTTCCCAGCAATTGTTGGAGATTTCTTCGGATTAAAAAACCATAGTACAAATTATGGGATTGTATATCAAGGTTTCGGGTTCGGTGCACTTGCAGGAGCGTTCATTGGAGCGTTACTGGGTGGATTTCAACCGACCTTTATTATAATCGGTGTTTTAAGTGTTATTTCCTTCATTATTTCGATATTAATTCGTCCACCAAAAGCAGAAAACAAAAAAGAAACACGACATTTATATCGGAAAGTAGCTTAAGTTTAAAAAGAGTCCTTGTATAGGGCTCTTTTTATATTACAAAATAAGTGAAAATGATTTGAAAGGTAGTAAAGTAATTTATTTCTTTAGCAACTAAGTAGCAGATTAGTAAAATATTCATATTGTTTTATAAAGGCACTGAAATCATGTTATAAACCTACATTAACCACCTTTGTTATTAGATATGCAATTCATTTGTACACCATTATTTTATTATAAAGGTAGTTGGCTTATATTGGTTACAACTATAATTTCTTCTTTTATCGCATTCACTTCAACAAATATTGATGACATTTTTATACTTCTTGTTTTATTTTCACAAATAAGGACAGGAGTAATTAAGAAAGAAGGTAGAACTGTCCGAGGAAAAACTAAAATGAAAGAACTTTATATTGTTACTGGACAATATTTTGGGTTTAGTTTCATTATTTTTCTAAGTATCATCGGTTCTTTAAGCGCTTTTTTCATTCCTGTTTCGTGGATCGGATTATTAGGATTCGTGCCCATTTATATAGGAGTGAAAGGACTATTGTCACTTCGTTCTTATAGAAGTAACGAAGTCATTGATAACGCTTCTAGTTCAATATTTAAAGTAGCTTCAATTACATTAGCTAATGGAGCTGATAATATTTCGATTTATATACCAATATTTGCTAGTCAAAATCTTAATGCCAATATTGTTACATTAGTAATCTTTTATTGCATGATAGCAATATGGTGTTTTATTAGCTACAAATTGATAAGAGCTCCTATTTTAGCTAAAGTACTTGAGAGAAATTGTCATATTATCGTTCCAATCGTTCTAATTGGTTTAGGAATGTTCATTCTTGTCCGCAGTAATACAATTGAATTATTGTGCTAATATGTTGAAACTTGGATTAAAAAGAATCAAGCGCCGTAAAAAGCCGTAATACAGATAAAATGTAGTATGGCTTTTCTTTATATTAGTGAAATGAAATAGTGCTCTACGTCTATTAAGTTAGACAGGATATTACGATTATTAAATTGAATAGATACTTTAAAAGGAGCGTGATAATTAAAATGAAAATAGTAAAACAATGGATCCAGGAAGATAGTGATTACATAAGAGAAAAAGTAATTGAATATAACCAAAAACATATTTCGGATGAAGAGAAAAAGCCTTCAGAAAAAATTAGTTTTATAGTGAGAAATCAAGAGGAAGAAATTGTAGGCGGAATAACTGCAATTACATTTTGGCACCACGTACATGTCGATTTCCTTTGGGTTTCTGAAGAATATAGACACGAAGGCTACGGAACCAAGTTATTAAAACTTATTGAAGAATTTGCAATTGAACAAGAGTGTAGGCTAATCAATTTAGATACTTTTAGCTTTCAGGCACCTGTGTTTTATAAAAAACATGGATATAAAGTAATTGGAGTAAGTGAAGATCACCCTAAAGGGCACAATCGATACTATTTAGAAAAAAGGTTAGAAATTATATAGAATCCAAAAATGAATTTATCAAAGTATAAAGAGCGTACGTTGAATAGTTGCTTTCAAAATACGTTCTTTTTTATTTAGTCATAAAGAGATATTTAAAAGCAGGAACTATAGTAGTACCTGCTAAATATTTTATTGAAATTATAAAGAAAATGCCAAGTGATGTAACAATATAAAGTAAGGATGAGCAAATCATTACGATACAGTCAGAAGAAATCACATTAAACTTAAATGGACTTCCAACATACGAGTTTCCGAATGTACCACTTATAAACGATCATGCAAAAGTACAAATAGAAACAGAACAATTGATTGAAGTGTTTAAACAAACTGTCTTTGCGGTAGCTAAAAATGAATCTAGACCTGTTCTTACCGGTGTTCATTTAGAGTTAGATCATAATAAATTAATCTGCGTAGCAACTGATTCACATAGACTTGCTATACGCGAAATGATAATTGCTACAGATACGAAAGCAAGTTGTATCGTACCAAGTGCAACTATTAGCGAACTGCTAAAATTAATGAGTAGTAATTCAGAATTCGTATACATCTATCTTTCAGAAAGTCACATTATTTTTACATTCGGTACAACTACATTATATTCAAGACTAATTGAAGGGAAATATCCTAATATATCTAGTTTAATTCCAAATGACTTTCAAACAGTCATTAACATAGATAGAAAAAGGATTTTACAAGGTGTAGATCGATCAAGCTTATTAGCAAGTGAATGGGCAAATAACAATGTTAACTTAGAAATTGTAAACGAATCTACAATTAAAGTTTCTTCTAACGCTTCTCAGATTGGAAAAATATATGAGACACAACAAGTAGATGCGATTCAAGGTGAAAAACAATTAAATATATCTTTCGATGGACGATTTATGTTAGATGCTTTAAAGGCAATAAAAGAAGAAACGGTTACTTTAAGCTTCAGCGGTTCTATGAGACCGATATTAATTGAAGCAGGGACACAATCTGCAGCAGTACATCTTATATCTCCAGTAAGAACTTATTCATAACAAAGGAAGGATTTACTTTATGTACAAGCACACTCTATGTTTTATAAAGAGAAATGAAGAGATACTTATGTTAAATAGAGAATATGACCCTGTAAAAGGATTGTGGAATGGGGTAGGGGGAAAGATAGAAAAGGGAGAAACACCTTTAGAAAATGCAATTCGTGAAATAAAAGAAGAGACTAATATAGAAGTTACGCATGACCAGATTCAATTTAAAGGCATTATTAAGTGGGAAGACTCTTCATATTCTGGCGGTATGTATCTTTATCTAATAGAGCTAATGAATGAATTTACATATCAAACTCCAAAAAAAGTATCAGAAGGAATTTTAGATTGGAAAGAGATTTCTTGGATTCTAAGCGACTATAATTACGGCGTAGGAGAGATGATACCAAATTTTTTATATGAAGTACTCCACAACGAATTAATATTAGAGCACAATTTTGTTTTATCTAATCATAAATTAATAGATTCTAGGAATGAAGAATTGGCTAAGCAGGATAGTTCTATAGATAATATAGTTCAATTATAAAAAGCAGAAATTGTAATCTATCATACACAGCAAAATAATTATAACTCAAATGATTCGAAGAGTAGCTCAGGAGAAAATTCAAATGGAGATGAGTGTAATGAAGAAAATAATTATTTTACTCATAGCTGTAGTTTTAATTACTTTTGCTTTTTATCAATACAACAAAAAAGATAGTGTGGCTAAAAATGATAAAGTGTATGTAGAAGACTTTAAAGGTAAAAATGATTCAATCAAAATACAATCTGCTATTAATAAAGCAGAATCTAGTAAAATTAAAACAGTATTGCTAGATGATAAGAAGTACAAAATCACCTCAACAATTATAGTGAAACAAGGTGTAAAGTTATCATTTGGGTATGGAACACAATTTGTTGTCGAAGGTAATTTTAGAGTTCTAGAATTAGAAAAAAATGCTTCTATCGAAGGAGCCTATATAGCTATAGACGATCCTACATTTAATTCTGAAGTTATATATTTAGATGGAAAAAATAAGTATTATAACACGTGGCACAAGACACAAATAAAAGATATAAATATTATTAATTGGACAGAAACAAATAAAGGTACCGGAATTTCTTTATACTCCGCTGGAAAAGAAAATGAAATTTCGTTTGTTAACTTTGAAAACGTTAAAGTTGTGGGAATGGAAACGGGGCTGAAATTAGTAGCGAAAAAACCGAGCAGCGGACAAGCTTGGATAAATGCCAATCGTTTTATGAACTTTTCTTTAGAAGACTGTGTAAATATGATTTATATAGATTGTCAAGTAACTACGCCAAATGAAATTAGTGGTAACCAATTTACAAATCTACAAATACAGCCATCAAGTAAAACGAAAAATATATTAAGAGTAAGTGGACAGCATAACGAGTTCAGGGGAATGGTGTGGGATTTGCAGAAAATCAATCATGAAAAGGAGCTTATTGAACTAACTGATAAGAGTATGAATACAGTAATTGAAATGTCCAGTGTACCAGCAAATAGAATTTTAGATAGCGGGAAAGCAAATATAGTAAAGTAATATTTTTATTTATGAATTCACTTCTAAAAAGCGAATAGAAATAAAAATTTTAGACAGGAGATTCAATATGTGGAAAACAAATATTATCAAAACTACTAGAGGCAATTTTGAGTATTTTGTGAAGGGAGAAGGTCCGCCTTTATGCGTTACACATATGTATAGCGAGTATAACGATAATGGAAATATTTTTGCAAACCCGTTCACTAATTTTTATAGCGTATATTTAGTTAATTTAAAGGGTTGTGGCAATTCAGATTTAGCAAATACCGATTCCGAATATAGTATGATGGAAACGGTTAAAGATTTAGAAGCGATTCGGGAAGCTTTATATATTAATAAGTGGGGGTTTGCTGGTCATTCGACAGGAGGGATGTTAGCTCTTGTATATGCGACTGAAGCACAAGAAAGTTTAACGAAAATAATTGTTGGTGGCGCAGCAGCGAGTATGGAATATGCATCTCACAAAGATAGTATATACTGTAGTAAAAATGAAAATTTTAATAGAATCGTATCAATTATGAATGCATTAAATGATGATAGTACATTACAAGAAGAAAGAAAAGTATTAAGTAGAGAGTGGGCACTTATGTCTTTTTATTCTGAAGAAAAGCTTGAAGAGGCATTAAAATTGCCGAATAGCGGAAAGACAGTTGGCAATCGGTTAAATTATTTTAGACAAGTTGAATATAAAGATTATGATGTTCGTCAGAAACTTAAATTCATAAAAGTTCCAAGTTTTATATACTGTGGTAAGCATGATGCACAATGTCCCTACATATTTTCTCGTGAAATAGAAAATTTGATCCCGAACGCAGTATTAACTAAATTTGAAGAAAGTAATCATAATCCATTCGTTGAAGAAATAGACAAATTTAATCAGTTTGTAAAAAATACATTATAATTAATAAGAAAAAAAGCGAATCTTCTATATAAGACAGATTTGCTTTTTATTATAATTAGATTTTTCGCCACCAAGCATACCTAGGATAGTCTGTAGATTTTAACGTAATAGATTCGCCAATTTGAGGCGTTGTAATTTTAACTTCTAAACGCTTGGCTTCTTTTGTAACACGTTCTATCGGGTCACTCCATTCATGTAATGCTAATGTAAAAGCACCCCAATGAATTGGAAGAAGGAGTTCTCCTTTCACGTCAATATGTGCTTGTACCGTTTCTTCAGGCAACATATGAATAACAGACCACCTCGGATCATATTGTCCGCATTCCATCAATGTAAGATCGAATGGACCGTATTTATCACCAATTTCCTTAAAGTGGGGAGCATATCCGCTATCACCACTAAAGAAAACTTTAGTCTCTTGCCCAAGAATAAGCCATGAACACCATAAAGAACAGTCTCTATCTGTCATACTTCTTCCTGAGAAATGCCTTGCAGGTGCGCAAACTAATTTTAAATT
This Bacillus paramycoides DNA region includes the following protein-coding sequences:
- a CDS encoding NUDIX domain-containing protein yields the protein MKNKFHHIVRAVLIKDKKLLVAEYIGHHYFLPGGHVEVGESAENALIRELREELGVNCSIKQFLGVIENKWEDREVLHHEINHIFEIDSQELHNDFIPKSKESHLAFHWIDFNQEALNTYKIMPAPSVKELLERKLSDELLNCWISNF
- a CDS encoding heterocycloanthracin/sonorensin family bacteriocin, with product MNQFQQELQSLNLNDYQSGNVVYWDQLQQNQYPYYYIQDDARRCGGCGGCGGRCGGCGGGRCGGCGGRCVGCAGCFGCFGCFNCWNWWII
- a CDS encoding L-lactate MFS transporter is translated as MKQTSINPLLIVLGTIVVQIGLGTIYTWSLFNQPLVSKFGWNLNAVAITFSITSFSLSFSTLFAGKLQQKLGLRKLIATAGIVLGLGLILSSQVSSLPLLYLLAGVVVGYADGTAYITSLSNLIKWFPNRKGLISGISVSAYGMGSLIFRYINGSLIDSLGVSQAFLYWGIIVLLLVLTGSFFLREAIVSNTVTETLHNDYTPREMMQTKQVYLLFFMLFTSCMGGLYLIGMVKDIGVQLVGLSAATAANAVAMIAIFNTVGRIVLGTLSDKIGRMKIVSATFIIIGLSVFTLSFIPLNYGIYFACVASVAFCFGGNITIFPAIVGDFFGLKNHSTNYGIVYQGFGFGALAGAFIGALLGGFQPTFIIIGVLSVISFIISILIRPPKAENKKETRHLYRKVA
- a CDS encoding cadmium resistance transporter encodes the protein MVTTIISSFIAFTSTNIDDIFILLVLFSQIRTGVIKKEGRTVRGKTKMKELYIVTGQYFGFSFIIFLSIIGSLSAFFIPVSWIGLLGFVPIYIGVKGLLSLRSYRSNEVIDNASSSIFKVASITLANGADNISIYIPIFASQNLNANIVTLVIFYCMIAIWCFISYKLIRAPILAKVLERNCHIIVPIVLIGLGMFILVRSNTIELLC
- a CDS encoding GNAT family N-acetyltransferase, which translates into the protein MKIVKQWIQEDSDYIREKVIEYNQKHISDEEKKPSEKISFIVRNQEEEIVGGITAITFWHHVHVDFLWVSEEYRHEGYGTKLLKLIEEFAIEQECRLINLDTFSFQAPVFYKKHGYKVIGVSEDHPKGHNRYYLEKRLEII
- a CDS encoding NUDIX hydrolase; its protein translation is MYKHTLCFIKRNEEILMLNREYDPVKGLWNGVGGKIEKGETPLENAIREIKEETNIEVTHDQIQFKGIIKWEDSSYSGGMYLYLIELMNEFTYQTPKKVSEGILDWKEISWILSDYNYGVGEMIPNFLYEVLHNELILEHNFVLSNHKLIDSRNEELAKQDSSIDNIVQL
- a CDS encoding alpha/beta fold hydrolase; amino-acid sequence: MWKTNIIKTTRGNFEYFVKGEGPPLCVTHMYSEYNDNGNIFANPFTNFYSVYLVNLKGCGNSDLANTDSEYSMMETVKDLEAIREALYINKWGFAGHSTGGMLALVYATEAQESLTKIIVGGAAASMEYASHKDSIYCSKNENFNRIVSIMNALNDDSTLQEERKVLSREWALMSFYSEEKLEEALKLPNSGKTVGNRLNYFRQVEYKDYDVRQKLKFIKVPSFIYCGKHDAQCPYIFSREIENLIPNAVLTKFEESNHNPFVEEIDKFNQFVKNTL